In Novosphingobium resinovorum, the following are encoded in one genomic region:
- the coxB gene encoding cytochrome c oxidase subunit II: MRKSIIVCAALLAGCNNHQSALAPFGLEARSTLTMTMVLVIGAVIIALGVVAVFVLAVRAPEGRLDHAGGMRMVLWLGAIVPTVVLTALLVWALPAMRPLPDAAQNLRVHVEGEQFWWRVRYKHQGQPPLISANEVRIPVGRTIVFELTATDVIHSFWIPGLAGKMDMIPGRTNYLVVKADKAGIYRGVCAEFCGLSHALMAFDVIAMEPAAFDAWLATSREPPIRTQGRGAALFAASGCNACHSLNGGQSGGSGIGPDLTHFGTRRTLGAGILAPTVENTAAFIRDPHKSKPGARMPSYAAMPEADARAIARWLKEAGR; encoded by the coding sequence TTGCGCAAATCGATCATCGTCTGCGCGGCTTTGCTGGCCGGGTGCAACAACCACCAGTCCGCGCTCGCACCGTTCGGGCTGGAGGCACGCTCAACGCTGACGATGACCATGGTGCTGGTGATCGGCGCGGTGATCATCGCGCTGGGCGTGGTAGCCGTGTTCGTCCTCGCGGTGCGCGCGCCGGAGGGGCGACTGGACCACGCGGGCGGAATGCGCATGGTGCTCTGGCTCGGCGCGATCGTGCCGACGGTGGTGCTGACGGCACTGTTGGTCTGGGCCCTGCCCGCGATGCGTCCGCTCCCCGACGCCGCGCAGAACCTGCGCGTGCATGTCGAGGGCGAGCAGTTCTGGTGGCGGGTGCGCTACAAACATCAGGGCCAGCCGCCCCTGATCTCCGCCAACGAAGTGCGCATTCCAGTGGGCCGCACTATCGTGTTCGAACTGACCGCGACCGACGTGATCCACAGCTTCTGGATCCCCGGCCTTGCGGGGAAGATGGACATGATCCCGGGGCGCACCAACTACCTCGTCGTCAAGGCCGACAAGGCGGGCATCTATCGCGGCGTCTGCGCGGAGTTCTGCGGCCTCAGCCATGCGCTGATGGCGTTCGACGTGATCGCGATGGAGCCCGCCGCCTTCGACGCATGGCTGGCGACCAGTCGCGAGCCGCCCATTCGCACGCAGGGTCGCGGCGCGGCGCTGTTCGCGGCCAGTGGCTGCAATGCGTGCCATTCCCTGAACGGCGGCCAGAGCGGGGGATCGGGCATCGGCCCCGACCTCACCCACTTCGGGACACGCCGCACGCTGGGCGCTGGCATCCTTGCCCCCACCGTGGAGAACACCGCCGCCTTCATCCGCGATCCGCACAAGTCAAAGCCGGGAGCCCGCATGCCCTCCTACGCCGCGATGCCGGAGGCAGACGCACGCGCAATCGCCCGCTGGCTGAAGGAGGCGGGACGATGA
- a CDS encoding xanthine dehydrogenase family protein molybdopterin-binding subunit: protein MNIAKDAKGLVQGMAQGLMAKAVALAPDNWVPGGVPDPLIGHQHGHLGRAVSRIDGPLKVSGTARFAAEFPMEGMVFAAIAFSTIAKGRIASLDTARALAADGVVEVMTYRNAPRLSPPPAFMSNPKAAGGDSLPVMQDDQVHWNGQPVAVVLADTQEQADHAASLIEVIYEAVAAVTAFDEARPDARPAMFMGQPLHDEKGKAKAALDAAAVRVDATYRTPRHNHNAIELHAVTVAWQDDVLRIHDASQLVSHTAWSLGQMFGIPEDKIVVTSPYVGGGFGGKCMWQHHVLAAAAAQLCGRPVRLVLSREGVYRLVGGRSLTEQQVSLGADADGKLKALIHKGLTAKTPSNVMPEPFILAARSAYDAETIELDVHTVELDLLANTFMRAPGESVGTFALESTMDELAEALGIDPIELRIRNEPEVDPLNGLPFSSRRIVDAWRAGAQAFGWDKRSAVPASRREGEWLIGMGCAKGTYPYYRMPGGAARLTMTPKGASVGIAAHEMGMGTATAQVQVTAERLGLPIEAMDFEYGDSTLPGTVLAGGSQQTAAIGAAVIAAHRLLITELLEIVGNDSPLAGLKPDDVACRDAGLCKRDEPERHETYASILARAGQDSIEVTGEGPPPLELMHWSMHSHAAMFCEVRVNAITGEPRVSRFLGSFDCGRILNPKTATSQFRGGIIMGLGLALMEETQIDERNGRVMNPSLSEYHIPVHMDVPEIDVIWTDIPDPHTPMGARGIGEIGITGTAAAVANAIYNATGKRVRDLPITLDKLL from the coding sequence ATGAACATCGCCAAGGACGCCAAGGGCCTCGTACAGGGCATGGCGCAGGGCCTGATGGCGAAGGCCGTCGCCTTGGCGCCGGACAACTGGGTGCCGGGCGGTGTGCCCGATCCGCTGATCGGCCACCAGCATGGGCATCTGGGGCGCGCGGTATCGAGGATTGACGGCCCGCTCAAGGTCTCGGGCACGGCCCGGTTCGCGGCAGAGTTTCCGATGGAGGGCATGGTCTTTGCCGCCATTGCTTTCAGCACCATCGCCAAGGGCCGCATCGCCAGCCTCGATACCGCTCGCGCGCTGGCCGCCGACGGCGTGGTCGAGGTGATGACCTACCGCAATGCGCCCCGCCTCTCGCCGCCGCCTGCGTTCATGTCAAACCCCAAGGCGGCGGGCGGGGACAGCCTTCCAGTGATGCAGGACGATCAGGTCCACTGGAACGGTCAGCCCGTAGCCGTGGTGCTGGCGGATACGCAGGAGCAGGCCGATCACGCCGCCTCTCTGATCGAAGTGATCTATGAAGCCGTGGCTGCCGTAACAGCATTCGACGAAGCCCGCCCTGACGCCCGGCCCGCGATGTTCATGGGCCAGCCGCTGCATGACGAGAAGGGCAAGGCGAAAGCCGCGCTGGATGCAGCAGCCGTGCGCGTCGATGCGACCTATCGCACTCCGCGCCACAATCACAATGCGATCGAGCTGCACGCGGTGACGGTGGCCTGGCAGGATGATGTCCTGCGCATCCACGACGCCTCCCAGCTTGTCAGCCATACGGCTTGGTCGCTCGGACAGATGTTCGGCATTCCCGAGGACAAGATCGTTGTTACCTCGCCTTACGTCGGTGGGGGTTTTGGCGGCAAATGCATGTGGCAGCATCATGTTCTTGCCGCCGCCGCCGCGCAGCTTTGCGGACGCCCGGTACGCCTCGTCCTGTCGCGCGAAGGCGTTTACCGACTGGTCGGCGGTCGGTCGTTGACGGAACAGCAGGTCAGCCTTGGCGCGGATGCGGACGGAAAGCTGAAAGCGCTGATCCATAAGGGCCTTACCGCCAAGACGCCCTCGAACGTCATGCCGGAGCCGTTCATCCTCGCTGCCCGCAGCGCCTATGATGCCGAGACAATTGAACTCGATGTGCACACGGTCGAACTGGACCTCCTGGCCAATACTTTCATGCGAGCGCCGGGCGAATCAGTGGGAACATTTGCGCTGGAATCAACCATGGATGAACTGGCCGAGGCGCTGGGCATCGATCCTATCGAACTGCGCATCCGCAACGAACCCGAGGTCGATCCGCTAAACGGCCTGCCTTTTTCCTCGCGCCGCATCGTCGATGCCTGGCGCGCGGGCGCACAGGCGTTCGGGTGGGATAAGCGTAGTGCGGTTCCAGCCAGCCGACGCGAAGGCGAATGGCTCATCGGCATGGGCTGCGCCAAGGGCACTTATCCCTACTACCGCATGCCCGGCGGCGCTGCACGGCTGACCATGACGCCGAAAGGCGCCAGCGTGGGGATCGCCGCGCACGAAATGGGCATGGGCACCGCCACCGCGCAAGTGCAGGTCACCGCCGAACGGCTGGGGCTGCCGATCGAGGCGATGGATTTCGAGTACGGCGATTCCACGCTTCCGGGCACCGTGCTGGCAGGAGGATCGCAGCAAACCGCCGCCATCGGCGCAGCCGTTATCGCGGCGCACCGCCTGCTTATCACGGAACTGCTGGAGATTGTCGGCAATGATTCCCCCTTGGCAGGCCTCAAGCCTGACGACGTGGCATGCCGGGATGCCGGTCTTTGCAAGCGTGACGAGCCCGAGCGGCACGAGACATACGCCTCGATCCTCGCCCGTGCGGGTCAGGACAGCATAGAAGTGACGGGCGAAGGGCCACCGCCGCTCGAGCTCATGCACTGGTCGATGCACAGCCATGCGGCGATGTTCTGCGAGGTACGCGTCAATGCGATCACGGGCGAACCGCGCGTCAGCCGCTTCCTCGGTTCCTTCGACTGCGGGCGCATCCTCAATCCCAAGACCGCGACCAGCCAGTTTCGCGGCGGCATCATCATGGGCCTTGGCCTGGCGCTGATGGAAGAAACCCAGATCGACGAACGCAATGGCCGGGTCATGAACCCGAGCCTGTCCGAGTACCATATCCCTGTCCACATGGACGTGCCCGAGATTGACGTGATCTGGACCGACATTCCAGACCCGCACACGCCGATGGGCGCGCGCGGCATCGGCGAGATCGGCATCACCGGCACGGCCGCAGCGGTCGCCAACGCTATCTACAATGCGACGGGAAAGCGGGTCCGCGACCTGCCGATCACGCTCGACAAGCTGCTGTGA
- the ctaD gene encoding cytochrome c oxidase subunit I, whose product MSLHDQDDIALREAQEVRLRKVWEPPKGLFLRWTDTNNNQVGVWYVLTAFGFMLFAGVLALIIRMQLAVPDNDLVEAGTFNQLFTLHGSVMMFLFAVPMFEAVSIILLPQLLGARDLPFPRLSAFGYWSFLIGGVFVSGSIFFDAAPDGGWFMYPPLTTRTDLSGLGADIWMLGLSFIEVSSVAAAVELIVGVLKCRPPGMRLNLMPLYAWYILVVAVMILFAFPPLIAGDVLFEMERLLDWPFFDASRGGDPLLWQHLFWIFGHPEVYIVFLPSIALFAMLVPTFARRHLLGYPWIVLAAVGTAFLSFGLWVHHMFATGLPKISLAFFSAASEAVAIPTAVQIFVFIVTLWAGRVVWSTPLLYAAGSLAIFVIGGLTGVMVAVAPFDWQAHDTYFVVAHLHYVLIGGTLMPLFAGLYYYWPLVTGKKLSDRLGRTAFWLIFVGANMCFFPMHLSGLEGMPRRVFTYPEELGLGGLNLASTIGSFVIAAGVAVIVLDLYRSPWRQKAPRNPWAAGTLEWLAHPDDENWGIRSIPLIESRYPIWDQEDFVRKVDEGRYFLPDAEEGRRETIVTSVLDARPVSVIRLGGPSWLPMLTAVALGGVFILTTYHFYWAALASGMLTLALVLTWLWTGTAEIPEKPRKPIGHGLELPLYISGDAAPGWWAMFITMMADATAFSGLVFGYYFFWTRHEDFPPMAMADGPGVWWPMVALAVGLASWLATVGAREVHACGKIALARVLVLVGIAASLAGIYAGLAGPWLSGMDPQMHSYPAIVWTLAIWTTAHCGVAAIMLAYVLARSLAGKMTPAHDADIRNVTVYMHFLALTVAVTYLTIGLFPELA is encoded by the coding sequence ATGAGCCTGCACGATCAGGACGACATCGCGCTGCGCGAGGCGCAGGAAGTGCGGCTCCGCAAGGTCTGGGAACCGCCCAAGGGACTGTTCCTGCGCTGGACGGACACCAACAACAACCAAGTCGGCGTGTGGTACGTCCTGACCGCGTTCGGTTTCATGCTGTTCGCGGGCGTGCTCGCGCTCATCATACGCATGCAGCTGGCGGTGCCGGACAACGATCTGGTGGAAGCAGGGACGTTCAACCAGCTGTTCACGCTGCACGGCTCGGTGATGATGTTCCTCTTCGCCGTACCGATGTTCGAGGCGGTGTCGATCATCCTGCTGCCGCAATTGCTGGGCGCGCGCGACCTGCCCTTTCCGCGCCTGTCCGCTTTCGGATACTGGTCGTTCCTGATCGGCGGGGTGTTCGTATCGGGCTCGATCTTCTTCGATGCTGCGCCCGATGGCGGGTGGTTCATGTACCCGCCGCTGACCACGCGCACGGACCTGTCCGGCCTCGGCGCAGATATCTGGATGCTGGGGCTGTCCTTCATCGAGGTGTCCTCCGTCGCCGCCGCCGTCGAACTGATCGTCGGCGTCCTGAAATGCCGCCCGCCGGGGATGCGGCTCAACCTGATGCCGCTCTATGCCTGGTACATCCTCGTCGTCGCGGTGATGATCCTGTTCGCCTTCCCGCCGCTGATCGCAGGCGACGTGCTGTTCGAGATGGAGCGCCTGCTCGACTGGCCGTTCTTCGACGCCTCGCGCGGCGGCGATCCGCTGCTATGGCAACACCTGTTCTGGATCTTCGGCCATCCGGAGGTCTACATCGTCTTCCTACCCTCGATCGCCCTGTTCGCGATGCTGGTGCCGACATTCGCGCGTCGGCACCTACTGGGCTATCCGTGGATCGTGCTGGCGGCGGTGGGCACCGCGTTCCTTTCGTTTGGGCTCTGGGTCCATCACATGTTCGCGACCGGGCTGCCCAAGATCAGCCTCGCGTTCTTCTCCGCCGCGTCGGAGGCCGTGGCGATCCCGACGGCGGTGCAGATCTTCGTGTTCATCGTGACGCTCTGGGCGGGGCGTGTGGTCTGGTCGACGCCGCTGCTCTACGCGGCGGGGAGCTTGGCGATCTTCGTCATCGGCGGGCTGACCGGGGTAATGGTGGCCGTCGCCCCGTTCGACTGGCAGGCGCACGACACATACTTCGTCGTCGCCCACCTGCATTACGTGCTGATCGGCGGCACGCTGATGCCGCTGTTCGCAGGGCTCTACTACTATTGGCCGCTGGTGACGGGCAAGAAGCTGTCGGACCGACTGGGGCGCACCGCGTTCTGGCTCATCTTCGTGGGCGCCAACATGTGCTTCTTCCCGATGCACCTGTCGGGGCTCGAGGGAATGCCGCGCCGCGTCTTCACCTATCCGGAGGAGCTTGGCCTCGGCGGCCTCAATCTTGCCTCCACCATCGGCTCGTTCGTGATCGCGGCGGGTGTGGCGGTCATCGTGCTGGACTTGTACCGCTCGCCATGGCGGCAGAAGGCCCCGCGCAATCCATGGGCTGCGGGCACGCTGGAGTGGCTGGCCCATCCCGATGACGAGAACTGGGGCATCCGCTCGATCCCACTGATCGAGAGCCGCTATCCGATCTGGGATCAGGAGGACTTCGTGCGCAAGGTGGACGAAGGCCGCTACTTTCTGCCCGACGCCGAGGAAGGCCGGCGCGAGACGATCGTGACCTCGGTGCTCGATGCCCGCCCGGTGTCAGTGATCCGTCTCGGCGGGCCGAGCTGGCTGCCGATGCTGACGGCGGTTGCGCTGGGCGGGGTGTTCATCCTGACGACCTACCACTTCTACTGGGCCGCGCTCGCCTCGGGCATGCTGACGCTGGCGCTGGTGCTGACATGGCTGTGGACCGGCACGGCGGAGATTCCGGAGAAGCCCCGCAAGCCGATCGGCCACGGGCTGGAACTGCCGCTCTACATCTCGGGCGACGCGGCGCCGGGGTGGTGGGCGATGTTCATCACCATGATGGCCGATGCGACGGCGTTCTCCGGCCTCGTCTTCGGCTACTACTTTTTCTGGACCCGGCACGAGGACTTCCCGCCGATGGCGATGGCGGACGGACCGGGCGTCTGGTGGCCGATGGTGGCTCTGGCAGTCGGGCTCGCAAGCTGGCTGGCGACGGTGGGCGCACGCGAAGTTCACGCGTGCGGCAAGATCGCGCTCGCCCGCGTACTGGTACTGGTGGGCATCGCGGCCAGTCTTGCCGGTATCTACGCAGGTCTTGCCGGACCCTGGCTCTCAGGAATGGACCCGCAGATGCACAGCTATCCAGCCATCGTCTGGACGCTGGCGATCTGGACGACGGCGCACTGCGGCGTCGCCGCGATCATGCTGGCCTACGTCCTTGCGCGCAGCCTTGCCGGGAAGATGACGCCCGCGCACGACGCCGATATCCGCAACGTCACCGTCTACATGCACTTCCTCGCGCTGACGGTGGCGGTCACGTACCTCACTATCGGCCTGTTTCCGGAGCTCGCGTGA